caaataaacaatatttacgaGACTGGATGTCCAATATCCACGAGTCGTACTTGGGGCTCagtattatttaattttcatcTATCAACCCGTTCTAAATGCTGGTGCATGAGATATAATTGTTAGAAAATGGGAATTCATTCAACAGTATTACGCTACTAACGATCTTTAAGACGCAATACCGCCACGTCACTGTGAATAGCACCTCTGGTGAACGATTTTAATTCAAGAATAACCCCCTGTTGAGAAATCATCCTGGCTGCGCCCGTGGTATGCATATCATTAGTCAATTGTGACCTTGGAAACTGGTTTCACCTTGTCAAATTAGGGCAGCAGCAAGATTAAAACAGCATGAAATAGTGTAAttcaacttatatatatataatatacaactTTAGAAACACTTTTTACTGCTCTGCTACTGATTGAATAGGGTAGAAATAAATTTCATCAGTGTCTCTCCGCCTTTCGATCTGTACATCTGATGTTGACCCTTTTACAAAATCATCTCGTAAATGTGGAGGTATGTCTTTGTTATCATCGTCACTCTTTAATAATTCCCAATAGCCAAGTTGCTCAATTGCCATTCGCTTTGCTGTCTCACTAATCTTCttacttttgaaatatttttctcgTTCTATGGTGTTTTCAACATCAATCTGTTTTTCAATATCGCATAGTTCTTTGTATTCATCAACCCATTTTGCTATTGTGTTTTCATATGCGACCTGTTCATCTTTTTCTGCTTCAGGTATGAGTGATGccaaattttcattcaatttatccAAGAAATTATCCTCCGAAATCAGTTTCTCAGATTCAAGAGTTGAAATTTTGTCattcaataaattaattaattcttCAGTATCTTTCACAACTTCGAGCAatatatttatgacgtcacgtGGTACAGGGGTACCTTCTGACCCCATAAGCCGAAGTCCTCTCTCGAAATAGCCCTTTTCCCATGATAATGGTGCCCATGGATTCTGATAAACACTACGAATACTGTTTTCTTTTTCGATCGCACCGACAATACCAAATCCAAGCATTTCGATATTTCTTATATCCATTAGCTGCCCCAATCTTAAACATATCccaccaaaatttcttttttctgcTAAAGATTGAAACTCTGGCAGTGTGACTGCTTCAGCACTATCTTTCGTTATTTTTAGTCTTTTAAGAATTGTCATCAAACAAAGTGACTGGGACAATTTTGAGTCTAATCTTTCCAAAAGAAACATGTGCGAAGCCACTTTAAAAGCCATTTCATGACTTTCATTTTTTAAGCAATCCcataaaaacatgttgaaaGCAACATCATCAGGAAATAGTCCATAATGTGCAGTTTCATCAAGTGCTTTTAATGCTAAGTCTTTTGCATCGTGCTCAATACATTTGCTAAACCAAATATGCATTGTCCAAGGACGCAAAAAATAGCATGCATCTGAGTGTCTAAATTTGTATAAATAGTACATGGAAGTGTCTATGTCTTCGCGATCTTCGATTGTTCGCACCATTTTATCCATCGTTAATGATGTGAATGGATAATTTCGTTCTGAACAGCGATCAATAAAAAGACATGTCGAAGACATATCCCGTAATAAATCACCATCGATGTCATtaaattttttccaatgttttgtATTTCCATAAGTAGTTGATAAAAAATTCCTCTTTGGAATTCTAATACAACTTAATCCAAATGATACTGTTGTTTGACGCTTCATACATGTCCTCAGCAGAGTTTTCAAGCAGTGGGCAGCCATAGACTACCGTATTCCTTCCAACATGCAGACTAGaattgtgaaaaataatttttatgacaGTTCTGCTGTATAATCATGTACCGTACCATTTTAAAGAAGAAGGAACTTGGTGTCTGAGTTCAAAATTAATAGACTaatggggtctcatgtagtttcttacctaacatacttctagtgggcgtagcatgacaattttttcatgcatcaatcctaacccccacctgactacaccatccaaattacgtcattacgacgtcacagtgacgtaatagagcccttcaaactatacgaactgccattcaagacgcgcaaacgagcacccgaaatcgaacagttatttctctcgttttctcgtcgcaacgattccaataggagagaaactgataacgtcagtcagttctttatcgtcggcgcccatgccatttcggtcgatcgtccgtatatttggcaagccctatgacgtgattgtgtgGTCGcagtgatttaatttttggatggcgtaatcatatgggggttaggattgacatatcaaaaaattgttatgctacgcccactagaagtacgttaggtaccaaactacacgagacccactTCCTCCaccccaccatcaagttcatgcaaaACAAATACTTGAAtacgctaccggtaccgtaactgGCCaaataatcccatactcgacatggtcTGGTAactccccccgggataaatatgtaaatcccatcctaacTAGAACTACGCGCAGTCAGCAAAGAATTGCAAAACTTCAGCAGATAGAGAAtcggggtctcgtgtagtttcgtacctaacgtacttctagtgggcgtagcataacaattttttgatatgtcaatcctaacccccatctgactacgccatccaaaaattaaatccctacgacatcacaatcacggcatagagcttgctaaatatacgcacgatcgaccgaaacggcattggcgccgacgataaaaaactgactgacgttatcagtctctctcctattggaatcgttgcgacgagaaaacgagagaagcaactgttcgatttcgggtgctcgtttgcgcgtcttggatggcagttcgtatagtttgaagggctccattacgtcactgtgacgtcgtaatgacgtaatttttggatggtgtagtcaggtgggggttaagaTTAATACGTGAAAAATTtttcatgctacgcccactagaagtatgttaggtaggAAAGTACATGAGACCTGAGAATCGCATACTATCCCAAAGCACGAAACAACATTCAAGTTGTTTCGCTTGCCTTCAGGGGCAGAAGAGGAACGGTGTGTTTTGAGTAGCAAATTttcaatggatgtttccccgagcatcgatttccttgtttattccgtACAAATTACAAATCagccagtggcgtagcaagactctcgtgccccCCAAGCATAAATaattcgtggaaatgaccctaaaaactctcggacataagcgaCATAATTTGACGTTTatctttaattttttcatacgtgcttcctcttctgcccattttctgcgtttctgtgcgccactgagaggttttgctttcgacatcattctgacagcttTCGTAATGTTGCCGGTGCGATGAAACCACatgacgccgaaaatcgacgactccctggcattgttacgtagcAAAACAATTTGAACAGAACTAACaccaacgttataagatgtgcattactggttttgcaaagcagcttttggttttgcggcttaaatttccaAATCCCAACCGCTttggcccctttgcgctgtgggcaaTCCACGACctcgggggtggatgctacgccactgaaaTCAGCGATAGGTGAACAATAACGTAttgtaacaattgcaatttatgCCGCCGGATAGCGTATTTTATGGTAGTTTTGCGtgctatttgtcagtttttagttatgTTTCTAAAAAATAGTTGAGAATCAAAAAACTTAATTGTCAATATGTCTTTCGATAGCCTTTAGTTGCAACAATTAATAATTGATGCCACAAATGACAGCGCAGAGAGTCAGCAGCTATTATCCTCTGTGGTAAAGATCAGTAGCCTACCGGTAAGCGGCACGTAGTTTAATCCTCATTTACGATAAAGGGATCAAGGGTCCAGGAAAAGACCATTGTACGGTGTTGTGTATGGTTTGTAACTgtcatttcaaattatttgtgAACATAAAACGACAATGGGGCTAACTTGTGACCCGCACGGCTTCAGGTTAGTATCTcaaaacaagtaaataaaagtGACGTTTGTATATGTGCAAAAACAATTAGTCTACTAATAAATGGATGCTTCTTGActaaataattttctattttatccaCATGCCTGGGCGTAAAGATTCAAGTTTGGCGTCGAATAATAAAAACTCGCCTACCAGTAATAAAGTAAGTAAAAGTTTATAAATacaagtttatttcgactccataatcagcataacaggcaataaaatgatggataaaaacaaataaataaaaaatgattaataaaaCAGAAGAGCAAATCAAATCttaactaaaatttaaaacgtacggaatataagatggaaggttttgccaagaagaagtggtacgtaTTCACTcacttaaaattgataaattaattCACACACACTCACACGTAGGCTACCCACACACAACCACAGTGATATTATGAAGTAAGAAATACGCGATAAACCACCTCTTTTTCCTAACATGGATAAAATGACAGTAGTAGCCTACTCGTTGCAAAACCTATAGTTTCTCAAGCAATTGCAGAGTTGTGGGAAAGGGGCGTTGGCTGAAATTGTCTGGAAATGTTTCTCCTGTCTAAGTTTTATTGCCTCATGTATCCCTCTTGCAGATCAATCGCCCAGCGTGCGCTTATCGAACCCAAGGGATTCAGTAGTTCGTTATCCAGTTTAGTTCCCGGAGCTTTACCACCATATCGAAGGTTGCAAGACCATGAGCTTACACCCCCATcgagtccatgtatctgaaataaataactagTACCCTTATCCCCTATCATGGTCTGGTAGCCGGACAAGGAACGTTTGGTCGCATGGGATGAAAGTGAAAACCCTATGAACGAGACAGTATTTTAGTCGCCTTACCACCCCAACGCAAACATTCTGTACTAGGGTTGCCATATGTCAGTTTTTCCCCAGATATGTCCGGGATTTTAGTGGTCAAATTTGCGTCAGGCAGAAATGTTAAAATGTCAGGCAGAAATGTCAAAAAGTGCTTAAATGTCAAGGATTTTTGATGACAGAGCCTTCCTGCTACAAATCTTCAAGTTTACAGATATCAATGATCCAcgaaatcgatttttttttaaatatgacacATGAAGGCTTTGTCGTGCAACACAGATTGCGCcggattcaaataattttgatgtcaCATATAACCTGAATCGTCAGCATTTTGTTATCGGTATTTTAGTTGCACTACCGCAGAGGTCGGCAGCGTTTTCTTTCAAGTGTGACAATTTGTAAAATCAATGTCAAAATAAACGTTTACGTGCTGATGAAAAATTTCGTTACATAATCAGGCCTGAGGACaatacaaattgatgtaaaattgCTTGGGTGGTTTGCACACAAGTCACCTGTTTCAATGTACTTatctaaatttaacgacaaatcAATGAAATTATTGATAATACATAAACCCCAAAATTACATTTTCGCATTCTATTTTGGTGGGATCTCTGTCCTCGCTTTTTCTGACTCAGAGCTTTAATATTTAGCTTGAAAATTGTAGTTTTTAGCTGAACGCAAATTCCGCAATTATGAGCCGCGAGACAAACttcatttgcaaaaaaaatgttcacACAACTACCAAGACCCGAATACATAAAGCAAGGCTTTTACAACGTCCCCGAAATCACCAAAAGTGATCCATCGGCAAACTTGGCTATAAGGCTTCCCACGCTCGGCGATACTTTCTGCAACTTTGTGGCCCCCTTCCCTGTAGTTTTTACTTGTACTC
This genomic interval from Styela clava chromosome 15, kaStyClav1.hap1.2, whole genome shotgun sequence contains the following:
- the LOC120334659 gene encoding small ribosomal subunit protein mS27-like, producing MAAHCLKTLLRTCMKRQTTVSFGLSCIRIPKRNFLSTTYGNTKHWKKFNDIDGDLLRDMSSTCLFIDRCSERNYPFTSLTMDKMVRTIEDREDIDTSMYYLYKFRHSDACYFLRPWTMHIWFSKCIEHDAKDLALKALDETAHYGLFPDDVAFNMFLWDCLKNESHEMAFKVASHMFLLERLDSKLSQSLCLMTILKRLKITKDSAEAVTLPEFQSLAEKRNFGGICLRLGQLMDIRNIEMLGFGIVGAIEKENSIRSVYQNPWAPLSWEKGYFERGLRLMGSEGTPVPRDVINILLEVVKDTEELINLLNDKISTLESEKLISEDNFLDKLNENLASLIPEAEKDEQVAYENTIAKWVDEYKELCDIEKQIDVENTIEREKYFKSKKISETAKRMAIEQLGYWELLKSDDDNKDIPPHLRDDFVKGSTSDVQIERRRDTDEIYFYPIQSVAEQ